The DNA window GTACGATacaatcatgattttttttttcaaaattactTGTGAAAAAAGCCCCACACCGGATGTTAGATGATTTAATCACCTAAAGAAGGACATCGTGTTGCCATGTTTGAGGACAGGATGTGATATCGACCAGTTAGGTTGCTTTCctattttaaatgattttgcTTACTTGCATATGCTTGTTAAGTATTTTGCCATGGATAATATATGAAAATGGATGTTTCAATTGAATATGTCAACATCCTCTTGGGCAGATAATATCATAACATCTTATAGTTTATAGTGACAGATAtcatgaagacagagaggcGTTAGCAGTTTGTTTGGGCAAATCTAGAGGAAGTATATTTAGTGATTTGCTATGCTGTGAGTGAACCAGATGGATGAAGACATAACCTCAAAAAATACACTAAGATGACCTCAAGCCACGTCTATGCCAAGGTTGCAGCTTTACGTTGTGATGAATTATGTGCTACGTCCAAACTTCTAGTAGATAATTACAGCTTCATCAATGTGACAGCTTTACAAAGACCAAGAACAAGTCAATCCAAAAGCTCACCTCTATCAGTCTGTGTGTCCAGTGGGACATCAATGGCAACATGTAGACCTCGtgtttcacaatatttttggcTTATTCCATCTGGTGTAACACTTGTGACAACTAATCAAATCGTAATTTATAACAGAGTAGGTAGGTGCAGATATCTTGGTGAGCTCCATATCAAATTGAATATATATCCTAGTCAATTCCCAGTGAAACATGCAACAGCATTTGCACAAGCATGCAGTGGATACAGTAGGTTCATCCTCTGATATGAGTGGGAAGCTGCTGGTTCAATTAAACATTGAAACATGCACAACATGTGCGGACAACCAAAACGGCAATCTTAAAGCAGGTAAAGGGAGTCAGTTTATATTTAAAGGGACTATTTTAACAATGCTGTTCCTGTCTCGTGAAGATACTACAATATGTTTCCAGCTCTCTCGCTGAGCTGTTGTCATGGCACCTATGCTATAAACTCTGGCACAGTTATACATGCAGTACATTTACATAGTTTATAACACTGAGTTCAGTGGAAACAGATGAGTTCATACATAGAATAGGCCACTATAAACATTTGCATGATGTTCTACAGCTGTAAAAATAAGACACTATTTGTCAAACTTGCCTCTATTATTGGCCATCTGAATGCAGTGGATTTAGAAGTCTTACATTATTTGATGATCACAAtctaaaatcataaaatatattaaaaacgTTAAAAAATGGCAGCAGTAAAAGTAGTTTTTCAGTCTAATACAAATGCTCGCTTACCTCATAAAAGTGCGTATTGCCAGCTGGGGTGGTTTCAGTCAGACTGTGTGCTACCGCCGAGCTCAGTGGAGTGAATGAGTGGCATCAGTTCAATATGAAGACTAGAGAGAGGAAATCagtcacacacccacacccacacacagacagtaacagagagagagagagacattcaTATAATTatacattcattcatgaagaCAGCCACacgctctccctccctcctcccattTTCTTGATGATACTTTCCAaaattctttttgttttttttactgaaacctaccagaaagaaagaaaagagaaaatgaatacaGCAGTCAAATGCTCAAAGCAATATATGAAATGGTGTGGGTTATTTAGGTAACACTTAATAACAACCATTGTTCATTAATAGTAGATGCACAGTTTGTTAAAGTGTACGTAAGGTAGTTATTTTattgttgaaaacaaataaatactaaaaaaaacatttgtcaagcaATTGTTAATAAACATGAGTAGCAACTTTACAATGTCTGTCCAAATAATTTTCCTAGATGAACTACACAATATTTGTTAGACGTTTAAAAACTCTCATCAAGTGATTGCGTAATACATGGGTTAAGAagcatttcactgttaacagtCAAATATTTGTGTTAAATGAAGTTTATTTTACTATAAATGTACCAATTTTTGATGACTGTTAGTATCAATTGAAACAATTTTGAACTAAAATGTGTGCTCTTCTGTCATTATTAAAACACGAACAAAGTGTTGAGAACACGAACATGAGACTTTGGGTAATTTGCGATGATGGAATACATCAGATATCATGAGTAAATAAAAATACTATGACACGAGGCTTGATCGACAGTGCAGTGGTAgttttgctgtgtgtatgttttcagtATAGTTATAGATTATATCGACCCTTTTTCCATGGAAATATAGGTGGTGATGACTAAGATTTGACCTATGATTCCAATGTAGACAATAGTTACTCAGTATGCTGAAGCTTGAGTGTGTTTCCTGGATATGGATCAGAGGAATGTCTCACTCATAATATCACCTCATTAGATAGCAGCAATTTCCCGTAATCTCAGGTGACAACAACAATAGACAATTTACAGTGGAATCTGGCAGGATGATGCTTCCAACAGCATCATGCACGATTCCTGCATTATTATCCTTGGGATTCCTTGTAACTTGAGACGTCTAACAGAGCTATAACATAAACTCATAAAACCCCACTAAGTCAGAACAAACAGTGGGCTGCTGTAAGTGCTTTCCCGTTAAAAAGACTTCTGGATGACTGTAGCTGTTTCCCCAGAGTGCAGCTCATTATCTGAATCATATTTTGTTGAATCTGGTCAGGTTCAGAATAACAGTAAGGCATGAACATGATCCCTGTCTGTATGCTGTGGAAGCCATGTTTACTTTAGCCATGCTTTGCTCATTAGCTAGTTATTTCTGGAGGATTTCAACTCACACTTCTTGTAAGCATGGTTTTCTTGCACGCGTGTTGCATGTATTTTTCACAGTTCAGTGTATCTCACAGCGGAAGCGCTAAAGAGCATTCGAACAGTAAATGTCACAGGAAATGCTCATCATTCCCTTTATCAGCGACAGTGTTAGAAGCTGTGGAGATAATGGAAAACAGGTAACAATCTCtctcgcgcacacacatgcacagacacacacacgcacgcatgcacacacacacacacacacatcttttgcTACGTATTGGTCGTATTGGTCgctcagacacatttttcagataTCCAGTCACAGATATCCTGTTGGGGGATCCCAAACAGGGGTAATCTGCCCTGATGTCTCCTCCAAGCTGGACGTGTTCAGAAAGCCTCTCAAGGGCCCAAACCCACCAAACTGCCATCAAAGGACTAGTGGCTGTTCCCGATTAATCCAAAAGTCAGACAGAGCATACATACTCTCGAGTCTCTGCCATTTGCAATTTCAAACCAATTTAAATATCTGGGAATAAACAGTGAGAATGACTATCTAACCTaagtatttatttctctttcagtGCATCCCTATTCTCAAAGCCTTCTTTGACAAATCAGATGCAGCCATATCTCAATTTatctggaataaaaaaaactccaagCAAAGACCTAAAACACTTGGGGTATGGGGTTGCCTTGCTTTCAGCTCTATTACTGGTCTTGTAACATTAGATCTATGTCATTCTGGTTCCACACGCAGGGGGCTGAGTGGGCAAGGATGGAAAACCGAAATAGCTTTCCTTCCTCTTTaacatcaatattttattcTGCTTTACCAACACCAAAGTTAAAGATGAAAAACCAAATAATTTCACACTCAATTAAAATTTGGTCCCACCATCACTTTCTAATCTGTCATTTCGCAAATGGCATTTACAAGGAATTTGGACAATCAATGATCTATATATTGCCAACATTTTTCCTACATTTCAGCAactaaaagaaattaaatattccCAGCACGGACCTCTTTAGATATTTACAAATCCGAAATTTCATTAAAGAAAGACATTTCCAACCTTCCCAAAGAAACCTCTGGTTTCCTCAGTTGTTACTGAATGCTGTTTGGGTGTGAAACTTTAGTAATGAAACTTTGCCTaactttttgggtgaacttatacTTTAAGATCTGAGTTCTTCTTCCACCTCTAGCAACATCACAGATTTTAGTCATTCATGGGAAACAACCCTCTTTAATCCTTCAGGGTTAAGCTGAGCAATAGTTCTTCCCACAAGCATTAGAAAATGTCAGGTTAGTGGGAGAGTCAAAGAATGACAGCGTCAAATCCAAATCACTCCCCGACTGAAGCGAACAGGTGAGGACATGCGTGAGAACTCGTGGTTGAAGTGTGAACCCACATTGCTCAGTGACATGCCTGCCTGACAAGGAAATCCATTGCTGATCTGCAAACCACCATGGTGTGTTACGATCAAGCGTTTTAATTAATCTGCAGAAGTTTCTGTGCATGACAGCTTTTTATTGAGGCATGCTGCTGAGCATTCTTgcatgtaataataataatattaatacatgTGTTTTACATGGCACTTTTCAGGGTACACCAAGACACTTCACAGGTTAAAAAGCtcaaaatataaagaaagagaagttatacattaaaaacaattttataaaAGGTGAGTTTTGGTGAGTGTCTTGAAAGTATTGACATCTGTACAGTCTCTGGTGTGTTTGGGGAGAGAGTTCCTGTGCCCTGTCATTTTAGATTACAGTCTGCCAAtcaagtgcaacagcttgatctgAGATGAGGTGGTGGAGGCAGGTTTCTGTCGGAAAAACAGTCGCTGAATTTGCATTGTTTCACCAGCCTGAGTCCTATTTTGcccatttccttttcctgtgacCAGACATTAGTCAGGAGCAGCCTTAGACCAAGATAGATTAGCATCTTGGCTCTTATTCTGACTCTCATCCTCCAAACGGTCGGGTTGGCTGGTTGAAAAACGCTGTTGCCCGTGATAGTCGTAAAGGctgctgctcttaatccaaaacacctGCTTTCTTCTCCAGTGATGATGACACTACCTCTGCCACGAGCACTACATTTTTCAGCAATAAAGCCTAAAAAttgaaactaaaactgaagCATAATTGACAGGAGCCACCAGCCACTAGGGCCAGAGCCGCACTCTCAGCCTGCACACATACACCAACACAGTGAAACTCTGCTCTGATGTCAGTGTGTACAGAAGTCTGGTTAAACTTCACTACAGTCAATGTAATGTGCTTTGCCGCAAGTGCTGCATGTAAGATGAATGTAGGGCAATCTTTCAAAACATCAGAGTGCAGCACATGCATACAGGTGGAGACATCCACGGACCGCCCAGCTCCTAGTTCATCTCTCGTTTATCAATACTGTAATTATGGATGCATATGAGACAATCAGACATGTAAATTCAATTTCACAGTTTCAGAGCATCCACAGAATAGAGAGTAGTtgtacaaaagaagaaaaaaaaatccatttggtgaaaaaaatgtggaatTGTTCCACTTAAAACAATTGAAGGAATATGATGGCGTAAACGCCCATCCATTGACTGCATTCAAGTAAAATATCAACATCGACACCGCACCCTGGCAGCAACACTTCACCAGGGTTATGTAAGGGCATCTTCCCATCAGACAGCAAACACGTCAGGTTCCCAAACACAATTTGGCACATATGAGTCAGGGTGGATTCCAGTGAGATGGAAAAGTCAGTCAACCAGCCACAATACACAGTGACAAATTCACCAGTGACAAATAAACCTCTAATTCACCTCTAGTCACAGGCAGTGAGGCTTGCAGTAAATCTACTTTTCTAGAAACCAGGATTACTGGATCCATACATCAGTTATTACAGCAACTGAGACCCTAAATCCAACGGGTTGTATGATTGGTAATCCCCTTAATTCTTTGGCCCAAAGCAAAGAATCACAAAATACATCTCAGTGGTAATGAAAGGTCAATGTTCATAGCACTTTAAATctactgaaaataaatgttttcttttaaaatgaaatgaatggggttttttttccagtcatatttttctcttttaaacagTCATGTTGATGACATTTCTTTGTagacaaactgattaatcaaaaTTGTAAATTTACATATCTTGTAGAAAGGTGCTGAATGGAAGTagtctcttttccttaaaaacattattgtgATGGGAATTATGGCAGATCCATAAtaacatgtatattttttaattttctgtgtaAGCATGTAGACAGTTGGTTCCAGCTTTTGTCAGCCAATAGCACAACTCCACTGGTGTCACTGGTATCCATGTTTCATCAGCAATCAAGCATCTTGCTATGAGCCTTGGCAATGTTAAcgctagctaacataacattaACCAGCTAGCTATCTAGTTTGCTAGCAAGCACTAGCAACGTTGGCTGGCAAACATGCTAACTCATAGTGCTAACGccattaacattaaacattagtaagtgcacaaactggcaaccacttgagggggcGGATGATTGGAATAACATCTTTACATTACAACGTATTCCAagaatttgatttgatgaagTTCCAGATTCACTACGCAACATTGGAAGAAAAACTAGAGCCAACACAAAATACCCAACCCTAATGACTTAATAAAGTTTCTTTAATCATCTCTCATGTGAGAACCAAGTACGTAAAAAtcacaatataaataaacatttaaatcaacttCTAGGTGAGGTAAAAGATGTGTTTAACACTCTGTAGCCAATATACAGCAAGCTTATCAATGGTCAACACAGCACTCTTATCAATATAAATTTAGATATCCTTCAAATACCTTAGAACCAAGAATTCAAGTACAAACTGCAGTACTGCTGGCCCACAACATAACGAGGACGTCATTATGTCTCATAGACCTTCAGAGAACTACAGGTTGCAGGTTTAATGGTGAACTGAATCAGTGTTATTTTCTGCCGGAGGAAAAGGTAGCTGAAAGTATGCTGAtcttcatcagtgtgtctgttctgATCGATATCTGATGACTGAAAAGCGGAGagaagctgaaatgtttttctcgCTTTCTCTAAAAGTTTATAGTCCATGTCAAGGCAGAAAGGAAAGTCTAGAAGACAGTGCTAAAGGAGGAGATGAGTCCAAAGGATGACAGGCTGTGGTGTCTGGGACAGAGCTGGTGTCAGGAGGCATCCCTGTCCTGCACCAGGAAGAAATCCAGCAGAAGTCATTGTGGCTTTACACACTGTGGAATTCACAGTGCATGCTGGCATGAGTCTGTTTACAGTAATGTGTCATGTCAAAAACCATTGTTTCCAGGAAACAGCCCTGTCCGGTCCAACCAAAATGTCTCTGTTTAATTTGCTTCCATGAAACCTTTTAGTCTTTCACTTGGTTTAGACAGTAGTGTTGCATTTCCCTCTAGGCACTGAGGGCATGTGGTACCTCAGATTCTTCCAGAAACTTCTGTTTGAGCACAATCTGGTGAGTTTGTGGGTTTGAGAGGAAGGTTTCGTCCACTTCAGAGATCCTTGTTTCCTCTTGATATAGCGCAGAGACTCTGGCAGGCAACTGTAATTCACCGGACCATCTGATAAAATAGGACAAAGTGTTGATCAtataattcaaataaacatgttaaatataCTGACAGATATAAAACCTTACCACCTTCACAGTAGTTAGTGACAAGACATAGCATGTTTCCCATTGGCATCCTTCAGAGCTCTCTGCCTGTTTAGTTGTTAGTTCTTTGATCAACTCCGGCACTTTAGTTGTAGTCTAAGAGTTTTATACCCATAAAAAGGATCAATATATAGGTACTGTATGTCTCACTCCCACTCATTTCCCATGATCCAAACTACTTTGAGATTAACTATGTCTGGGTAGAgtaatgttttattgtcacGTATCCCCTGTGTTGTGCAAGTGTGGTCTGCACAGGATGCCTTCAGGCACAGCATGGAGATAAAGGTCACAAGCCGAGCACTCAATCAGTCGCTGTACTGTAGGTACACGCGTGGATTGGAAGAGAATGGAATAGACTTGTCTCAGGTTATGTTCATGTGTCTACAAGTTAAACTTTACAGACCCCAAGGGGCTTTACCTCTCAAACATGCCAAGTAAAAACAGTCACCTTTGTCCATAGAATGTAATATCTTCACTTCTGAAGCAAAGGAGGGCTGCTGCAGGCTGTATCAAAATACAGCGTCATGAAATCACTTTGCAACTTCTAGTGGCTTAAAGAGCAGCCAGGTGCGCCACAGAATCTGCCCTCACCTATTTCCACCAGGATCACTTTGGGGTCGTTCTGAGTCAAAGCATCGTAAAGGCCCATTTTTTGTTCAAAGCACAGCTGGCTTTGGTTCACAGACAAGGGTTCGTCTTCTTTTCTGCCATGATTGAAGGATTTACCGTCACGCGACAGGATGATTATCAGTCTGCGGCACTGCTGCAGTGTAGTACCAATGGCATCATGCACCGCTGTAAGAGATCAgtcacaggaaacaaaacaagtcagcaCTGCTGGGTAAAATCCTATCTCTGCACATCAAAAACAACCTGTTTTTAAGTCACGTTTTTCTAACTTGTGCATATTTTACTAAGCCTACTTCCTTCAATACAATCTGTACTAAAGAACATTTTCCAAAGTATGGCCTAAGGTTTAGGGAAAATTTCCAACTTCTGCTGGGCAGACGCTTCTTCTGCTTCTGGGAATGCAATTGTTTAAAATTCACAAAGCGCTGAATAAGGCAAAGTGTGACAGCAAACACTGTATcacctttgtttattttgtcagtgttAACAGAAGGTTTAATCAAGTCAAATCCAGACATTCTATCTTTTGGGGCCTGTAGAAAATtctgagacacaaaaaaacaacattgtttccGGAGACAAATCAAGCAATCAGCATCTGTTTTTGAATTTGCAACCAGGCATTCAGGATCTCCCTGTTGGAGAATTCAAGCTTTCACGCTTTGAAAAATCTGAATATAAGAAATTATGTTGTTTATGCAATCCTTtgcagaggtgagagagagagacaagcaTCGTCAGTGGGAAATAATGAGATGCAGatttggaatattttcacatcttaccCTGCGAATTGAgtatggttgtatttttctctttagtAAGGATCTTGGAGTATCTATTCTTGATATTTTGggggtttattttgtttatttattacacttAACGCAAATAGAGCCTGTAAAACTGGCTGGGGATGCTAACGTCAGTATATTTCATCAAACAGCATAGACATCTTTGACCTAACACCAACTCTGTTGTTTCTccacactctgttgataatgttagttcATTTATTGAAAGTTTTTAACTACAACTCTGGCCACATCTTAGACATTCCCCCTTTAAATGCATCAGTAAGGAACAATTGcaataaaaggtgaaaatagGTGGGGAATGATTGACTGTTATGAATTACCTACCTCAAGTACCAGCAAGGTAATTAAACATATGGCTACATATCCAGTGTGTACCAGTTGGTCACCAACAAAGTTACTGAAGGTATTTGTGATATTTTGCTGTGGGTGGTATGATAACCAGTGTAGATCACAGCCAACACAATAAAGAAGACTGACAGGTCAAAAAATTGGCATCGCAAATATTTTTATGAGGTACGAAATGTGTTTGCCGTGGTTATGAGACTATCAGTGTAGCAGTCCTGACCTTCCCCGGGGCAGTCGTCACGTCCTCTGATGTACAGAGAGTAGCCttgtttctccagctcctcaggCAGGATGTGCAGGGCAAAGCTTGCTGTCTCAGCTGAGCTGGCGTCGCCATGCAAATAGCTCACGTAGGCGTCGTAGAGCTTCCCATCTTGAGCTGTAGAGAAGATTTTATCACACCTTTCAACGCATGTTGGTTAACTTTCTGGTGAACTTGTTACATTATGTGGTAATTCCATTCAGCAAACAAGAGTTCCtggcagaaacaaaaaaagcattcCAGAGAAACGTCCAAAGTCTAAAGTTGAGATATTTACCTTGTGGTTTGGCAAAGTGTCTTAACAGTTTCCTGTAAACCAACACCAGCTCTACTTTAAATAAGAGGAAGCCAGCAACAAGAGCCAGAGTAACCAGggtggcagagaggcagagggcaACACTGGTGTGGAGGACACTGTGGTCAGCTGGAGAGGGGAGAAGACAGACAAATTTAACATTCAAATCTGGTTTGagaacatataaacaaaatgagaatAAAGTAACACTCCGGGAAGAGTGTCTGCTTCTTTCTCATGGAGGTAGgtcatgttgtgtttcctgattGGCCTCAATACACCCTCGcctttaaagcaacaaatccatttttttttttttttttttgccttttggtGCCTTCTGCAGTTTGTACATGCACTCCCGACTGGCCTACTTACTTAAGCATGAACACTCAGGCACTTTTTGCCGTGTGGCAGCAAGATGGCTCAAGTGCTTCATACAACTAAGACTGGTCGAGTTAAGTCAACCTGAACCAAGGACCGTAACAACTCTCAAAATGGttatgaagctgttattttaagatacaatgagaagagagaagagaagagaagagaataCCTTCTTGGAGCCACATCAAGCCGACCGCCCGTTCAGCTGGGTTCTCTATGTGGCACTGAATGGGGACGTTCAGGAAACGACGAGGAACTTTCGAGATAGACAGAGTGGAATGAAGGTACACCCTGTTTCCTTCATGAACACTAAGAGACAGGACCAGACAATCAATCAGTCATCTGTCAAATAGCgtatcagtcagtcagttcaTAGATCAGGCAATCATGATAATCATCAAAATGTAatagtcttttgttttgctttgtatGAAAGCTGCTTTAGCAGTATTTAGCAGCTAGGAGGCAGAAAGATTCTCAAGAGAGAATTATACTGTaatctgtgctgtttttcacaGAAGTGTGACAGTGTCAATCTCGTCTTGTATAAACCTCTCTTGTGTCCATGTATAGACTGAAACTTACTAATTGCAGGACTCTTTGAGTTCCATGTGGTCATTGGTGTGGGTCGAATCAACAGTCCAATAGATTTGGGTCTCACTATCCTCACTGTAGCCTATGAGGGCCTTACATTTCAGCTCAGCTCTTGTTCCTGGTCATTggtcagattaaaaaacaaaggagctGTCATTTCACACATGATGGTGCACGATGAAATCATAACTGTCAAATATGTATCTGCACTGTAATCAGTTCCAAACTGTTGCACCATGAAGAATACTGAAAACGAAATTGTAAAAAGATATTCTGAGAGCACGTCGTAAACTCAGACCAGACAGAcatattgtatgtgtgtgtcactgtgacgGGTTAGAAACTGTAAAAAGTTACTTGCCTACTTCAACCACAACGGTTTCCTCTTGTGGATACACCACCACAGGTGTCACAAAAGGTGCATCTATGCCACATAAAAATGCATGAGCAAAggatacaatacaataaaacataagacaataTACTAACAGAGTGGCAATGAACTCAGACAATCTCTGTGGGGAAGTCACCGCAGCTGCGGAAACACACAATTCAGAGGAAACTAAGTGGGAGTGTTACTGCATCACTTTCACAACCCCCCCCATCCAGTGCATGTACATGTACCACAAATCATATGAATCATTTCCATAGTAACCTACTGATTTACATAAAAAGCTTCTGATAATGTGAAATAAGGagaattaaatgtaaaatcatcacaacaaaaaataaataattccaGGTTTAGGATTCGGTCTGATGAAACTACAGTACATACCTTTAGTAATGTTCAGCCTGATGCTGCGTCCAGATGTGAACTTCCTGCCGTCCAAGCTAATGTCCACCAGGCAGGTGTACGTCCCAGCATCCCTCTCTGAGGCTGCAGGAAGTCTCATGAAGCCATCCTCCACAGAGCTGTCCTCCCCTTGCAGCTCCACTGGCTGGCAGTCCTACACACAGAAACGGAGACACATCAGTGATTTTCACTGCATGATGATGAGGAAACATTCATTTACTCTTCGAAAAAGTGCCACACACAAGAGAACACATTAAAAGCCAACACACATTAAGCAAAAATGTTAATGGAATAAGGTTAACAGGAGCAGACTTACATTTTTACCCCTGGACTGAATATGGgtaaatattgaatattaaaCAAATATGATATGTTGTGTTCATTTGGGAGATTCAGAGTTGCAGGTGGGTGCCCTCCTGAGTCCAGCACTGTGGTactgtttaatttcattattattattaatttctaTGTATTTATAACAAAGCATTTGTTCTATCACTCATACCCTGTTTTGAACAAGGTGCTTGTTTGGAGCCAGTGCCTACTCTAGAGCCAGTTCTTTACACTTCAACAGCCAAAGAACTGGCACTTGCTAGACATACAATATAATCAATAGACCTTGTCTATGGTCTATTGGTGGTTAAGTAGAGACTGACCAGCACTGGAGATTGATATATCCACCGATAATTGAGCACTTGCCCCTCACGTCGTCTGCTATTTTCCCCCGAAAATCATCTTTCAAAAACTGTTAATAAGTGCATAATAAGGAAGTTATTAGTTGTAATAAGGCAGTGTTTCAATATAGATCTGGTCGCATCGAAAAGCATGATGActgttaataaaaacataaatgtaatagTGCATAATAAGGAAGTTATTAGTTGTAATAAGGCAGTGTTTCAATATAGATCTGGTCGCATCGAAAAGCAT is part of the Acanthopagrus latus isolate v.2019 chromosome 9, fAcaLat1.1, whole genome shotgun sequence genome and encodes:
- the LOC119025790 gene encoding interleukin-1 receptor type 1; its protein translation is MTAAGWVFMLAALTSLASAVAHYHSGETDTYHVSIGHLFVLRCPRADAHTNVTWSRGERHNLMLPTGVEVRDGLLWFLPVQMSHNGYYTCEKRDEPGSGMKFLVSVSSEECPDPSETETVNQEVIVRLPCKQEEIFKLNKVTNIRWMKDCQPVELQGEDSSVEDGFMRLPAASERDAGTYTCLVDISLDGRKFTSGRSIRLNITKDAPFVTPVVVYPQEETVVVEVGTRAELKCKALIGYSEDSETQIYWTVDSTHTNDHMELKESCNYVHEGNRVYLHSTLSISKVPRRFLNVPIQCHIENPAERAVGLMWLQEADHSVLHTSVALCLSATLVTLALVAGFLLFKVELVLVYRKLLRHFAKPQAQDGKLYDAYVSYLHGDASSAETASFALHILPEELEKQGYSLYIRGRDDCPGEAVHDAIGTTLQQCRRLIIILSRDGKSFNHGRKEDEPLSVNQSQLCFEQKMGLYDALTQNDPKVILVEIDGPVNYSCLPESLRYIKRKQGSLKWTKPSSQTHKLTRLCSNRSFWKNLRYHMPSVPRGKCNTTV